The following are encoded together in the Cherax quadricarinatus isolate ZL_2023a chromosome 37, ASM3850222v1, whole genome shotgun sequence genome:
- the LOC128702634 gene encoding cytochrome P450 2L1 isoform X1 — translation MVLEIVLLSVVVLLALLWQIFKKPAGLPPGRWGLPLTGYVPMDIGSINEHLLDLHKKHGDIYLWKLGTRVVVFLHDYHLCREAFTRNEFVDRPDWEVFAFMEHPCLGVFASNGLIWHNNRHFSLRQLKDLGMGKSRLVAGVQKQALRLVEHFKTQAGKPAPVSHALNVSVVNVVWQMVAGKDFEMTDNKLKEFEATVESLMDVVSVMAIPDFFPWLRCFLPGFLRKKFFKEDLLLKSKKKFLNFFFEEIEKHKATLDRNNPRDLIDGYLIEIEDRKKDPESTFSEKDLAFLTFDLFVTGSETMTSTLTWMLYYLATYPEVQQKVQAEIDQVLPKGTLATLQDKSRLPYTDAFLHEVLRKSSQTYVGVPHLTVTDTRLGGYSIPKGTVVTSATAAIHHDPRYWDHPDEFLPERWLDSEGKFVSKKEGFLPFGIGKRICLGESLGRTEMLIFSTIILQTLNISHVPGKLLDLRHDPKNPFFHFARKQDLVITVRD, via the exons GTCGATGGGGTTTGCCTCTGACTGGGTACGTGCCCATGGACATAGGCAGCATCAATGAACATCTCCTTGACTTACACAAGAAGCATGGAGACATATACCT GTGGAAACTGGGAACGAGGGTGGTGGTGTTCCTCCATGACTACCACCTCTGCAGGGAAGCCTTCACTAGGAACGAGTTCGTCGACAGACCAGACTGGGAAGTTTTCGCATTCATGGAGCATCCTTGTCTCG GAGTGTTTGCAAGCAACGGGTTGATATGGCACAATAACCGGCACTTCAGCCTGCGTCAGTTGAAGGACTTGGGGATGGGTAAGTCCAGGCTGGTGGCGGGGGTACAAAAACAAGCCTTACGACTGGTGGAGCATTTCAAGACCCAGGCAGGCAAGCCTGCTCCTGTATCCCATGCCCTCAACGTCTCGGTGGTCAATGTTGTTTGGCAGATGGTTGCAG GAAAGGACTTCGAGATGACAGACAACAAGCTGAAGGAGTTTGAAGCAACCGTCGAGTCTCTGATGGATGTGGTGAGCGTGATGGCTATCCCGGACTTCTTCCCTTGGCTTAGGTGCTTCCTTCCTGGCTTCTTGAGGAAGAAGTTCTTTAAGGAAGATCTTCTCTTGAAGTCCAAGAAGAAATTTTTAAACTTCTTTTTC GAAGAGATCGAAAAGCACAAAGCCACGCTGGACCGAAACAACCCGAGGGACCTGATAGATGGTTACCTGATTGAGATAGAAGACAGGAAGAAGGACCCTGAATCTACCTTCAGCG aaaaggacttggcaTTTTTGACATTTGACCTGTTCGTCACTGGGAGCGAGACAATGACCAGTACCTTGACCTGGATGTTGTACTACCTGGCCACCTACCCGGAGGTGCAGCAGAAGGTGCAGGCGGAGATTGACCAGGTGCTTCCTAAGGGCACTTTGGCTACACTCCAGGACAAGTCCAG GCTGCCGTACACGGACGCGTTCCTACACGAGGTTCTACGCAAGTCCTCCCAGACGTATGTTGGAGTGCCACACCTGACAGTAACAGACACTCGCCTGGGTGGCTACAGCATCCCCAAA GGCACAGTAGTGACTAGTGCTACCGCTGCCATCCATCACGACCCACGTTACTGGGACCATCCTGACGAATTCCTGCCGGAACGCTGGCTTGACTCCGAGGGCAAGTTCGTCTCCAAGAAGGAAGGCTTCCTTCCTTTCGGCATAG GGAAGCGAATATGTCTTGGCGAGTCCCTGGGACGTACTGAGATGCTCATCTTCTCCACGATCATACTGCAGACTCTCAACATCTCCCATGTTCCTGGCAAGTTGCTTGACCTCCGCCATGACCCTAAGAATCCCTTCTTCCActtcgccaggaaacaggaccTCGTCATCACCGTACGCGATTGA
- the LOC128702634 gene encoding cytochrome P450 2L1 isoform X2, translated as MDIGSINEHLLDLHKKHGDIYLWKLGTRVVVFLHDYHLCREAFTRNEFVDRPDWEVFAFMEHPCLGVFASNGLIWHNNRHFSLRQLKDLGMGKSRLVAGVQKQALRLVEHFKTQAGKPAPVSHALNVSVVNVVWQMVAGKDFEMTDNKLKEFEATVESLMDVVSVMAIPDFFPWLRCFLPGFLRKKFFKEDLLLKSKKKFLNFFFEEIEKHKATLDRNNPRDLIDGYLIEIEDRKKDPESTFSEKDLAFLTFDLFVTGSETMTSTLTWMLYYLATYPEVQQKVQAEIDQVLPKGTLATLQDKSRLPYTDAFLHEVLRKSSQTYVGVPHLTVTDTRLGGYSIPKGTVVTSATAAIHHDPRYWDHPDEFLPERWLDSEGKFVSKKEGFLPFGIGKRICLGESLGRTEMLIFSTIILQTLNISHVPGKLLDLRHDPKNPFFHFARKQDLVITVRD; from the exons ATGGACATAGGCAGCATCAATGAACATCTCCTTGACTTACACAAGAAGCATGGAGACATATACCT GTGGAAACTGGGAACGAGGGTGGTGGTGTTCCTCCATGACTACCACCTCTGCAGGGAAGCCTTCACTAGGAACGAGTTCGTCGACAGACCAGACTGGGAAGTTTTCGCATTCATGGAGCATCCTTGTCTCG GAGTGTTTGCAAGCAACGGGTTGATATGGCACAATAACCGGCACTTCAGCCTGCGTCAGTTGAAGGACTTGGGGATGGGTAAGTCCAGGCTGGTGGCGGGGGTACAAAAACAAGCCTTACGACTGGTGGAGCATTTCAAGACCCAGGCAGGCAAGCCTGCTCCTGTATCCCATGCCCTCAACGTCTCGGTGGTCAATGTTGTTTGGCAGATGGTTGCAG GAAAGGACTTCGAGATGACAGACAACAAGCTGAAGGAGTTTGAAGCAACCGTCGAGTCTCTGATGGATGTGGTGAGCGTGATGGCTATCCCGGACTTCTTCCCTTGGCTTAGGTGCTTCCTTCCTGGCTTCTTGAGGAAGAAGTTCTTTAAGGAAGATCTTCTCTTGAAGTCCAAGAAGAAATTTTTAAACTTCTTTTTC GAAGAGATCGAAAAGCACAAAGCCACGCTGGACCGAAACAACCCGAGGGACCTGATAGATGGTTACCTGATTGAGATAGAAGACAGGAAGAAGGACCCTGAATCTACCTTCAGCG aaaaggacttggcaTTTTTGACATTTGACCTGTTCGTCACTGGGAGCGAGACAATGACCAGTACCTTGACCTGGATGTTGTACTACCTGGCCACCTACCCGGAGGTGCAGCAGAAGGTGCAGGCGGAGATTGACCAGGTGCTTCCTAAGGGCACTTTGGCTACACTCCAGGACAAGTCCAG GCTGCCGTACACGGACGCGTTCCTACACGAGGTTCTACGCAAGTCCTCCCAGACGTATGTTGGAGTGCCACACCTGACAGTAACAGACACTCGCCTGGGTGGCTACAGCATCCCCAAA GGCACAGTAGTGACTAGTGCTACCGCTGCCATCCATCACGACCCACGTTACTGGGACCATCCTGACGAATTCCTGCCGGAACGCTGGCTTGACTCCGAGGGCAAGTTCGTCTCCAAGAAGGAAGGCTTCCTTCCTTTCGGCATAG GGAAGCGAATATGTCTTGGCGAGTCCCTGGGACGTACTGAGATGCTCATCTTCTCCACGATCATACTGCAGACTCTCAACATCTCCCATGTTCCTGGCAAGTTGCTTGACCTCCGCCATGACCCTAAGAATCCCTTCTTCCActtcgccaggaaacaggaccTCGTCATCACCGTACGCGATTGA